From one Streptomyces spiramyceticus genomic stretch:
- a CDS encoding phosphomannomutase/phosphoglucomutase, producing the protein MAADLSQIVKAYDVRGVVPDQWDESLAELFGAAFVQVTNAEAIVTGHDMRPSSPGLSRAFARGAAARGVDVTEIGLCSTDQLYFASGQLGLPGAMFTASHNPAQYNGIKMCRAGAAPVGQDTGLAEIRALVEEWSATPAPAVTATPGTITQRDTLTDYAAHLLSLVDLTSMRPLKVVVDAGNGMGGHTVPTVFGSLPLDLIPLYFELDGTFPNHEANPLDPKNIVDLQAKVRETGADLGLAFDGDADRCFVVDERGEGISPSAITALVAARELARNGGKGTVIHNLITSWSVPEVVRENGGTPVRTRVGHSFIKEEMARTGAIFGGEHSAHYYFRDFWNADTGMLAALHVLAALGGQEGTLSALVAQYDRYTGSGEINSTVDDQAARMAAVKESYAAQPGVTIDELDGLTVTSADWWFNLRPSNTEPLLRLNVEARDEPTMTKVRDEALTLIRS; encoded by the coding sequence GTGGCTGCTGATCTGTCGCAGATCGTCAAGGCGTACGACGTGCGCGGTGTGGTCCCCGACCAGTGGGACGAGTCGCTGGCCGAGCTGTTCGGGGCTGCCTTCGTGCAAGTGACGAACGCCGAGGCGATCGTCACCGGGCACGACATGCGGCCCTCCTCGCCGGGGCTCTCGCGGGCATTCGCACGGGGGGCGGCGGCGCGTGGAGTGGATGTGACGGAGATCGGGCTCTGCTCGACCGACCAGCTGTACTTCGCGTCCGGCCAACTCGGCCTCCCCGGCGCGATGTTCACGGCCTCGCACAACCCCGCGCAGTACAACGGCATCAAGATGTGCCGGGCGGGCGCGGCCCCGGTGGGCCAGGACACGGGCCTCGCGGAGATCCGCGCGCTGGTGGAGGAGTGGTCGGCGACGCCTGCCCCTGCTGTGACGGCCACACCGGGAACCATCACCCAGCGCGACACGTTGACGGACTACGCGGCCCATCTCCTGTCCCTCGTCGACCTGACCTCGATGCGCCCCCTCAAGGTCGTCGTCGACGCCGGTAACGGCATGGGCGGCCACACGGTCCCCACGGTTTTCGGTTCCCTCCCCCTCGACCTCATCCCCCTGTACTTCGAGCTGGACGGCACCTTCCCGAACCACGAGGCCAACCCGCTCGACCCCAAGAACATCGTCGACCTCCAGGCGAAGGTCCGCGAGACAGGCGCCGACCTGGGCCTGGCCTTCGACGGCGACGCAGACCGCTGCTTCGTGGTGGACGAGCGCGGCGAGGGCATCTCACCGTCCGCGATCACCGCCCTGGTCGCCGCGCGAGAGCTCGCGCGCAACGGCGGCAAGGGCACGGTCATCCACAACCTGATCACCTCGTGGTCCGTCCCCGAGGTCGTACGGGAGAACGGCGGCACCCCGGTCCGCACCCGCGTCGGCCACTCCTTCATCAAGGAGGAGATGGCCCGCACCGGCGCGATCTTCGGCGGCGAGCACTCCGCGCACTACTACTTCAGGGACTTCTGGAACGCGGACACGGGCATGCTCGCCGCACTCCACGTCCTGGCCGCCCTGGGAGGCCAGGAGGGCACGCTGTCCGCCCTGGTCGCCCAGTACGACCGCTACACCGGCTCCGGCGAGATCAACTCGACGGTGGACGACCAGGCGGCCCGTATGGCAGCGGTGAAGGAGTCCTACGCCGCCCAGCCGGGCGTAACGATCGACGAACTGGACGGCCTGACGGTCACGTCCGCCGACTGGTGGTTCAACCTCCGCCCGTCCAACACGGAACCGCTGCTGCGCCTGAACGTAGAGGCCCGCGACGAACCGACGATGACAAAGGTCCGAGACGAGGCCTTGACCCTGATCCGCTCCTAA
- a CDS encoding SIS domain-containing protein encodes MLDESLLDDPESLARADRRGLLRGAAEAGARVRTAARHATEAGLAEIRPEGRPRAVLIAGPGTAASGVADLLTALAGAACPVTRLRSSGVAPAAGALRWTLPGWAGSVDLLLLVTTDGAEPGLALLAEQAYRRGCTVVAVAPQRSPLSESVGGVHGLVVPMAVAPYEEYDETAASAGPGALWALLTPLLVLLDRVGLATAPPDTLRLVADRLDRTAERCGPAIATYSNPAKTLAAELADSLPLIWTEGAYAGPPGRRFAAVLAELAGRPALAAELPEALPAHGVLLAGAFAAGADPEDFFRDRVDEAQALHARVVLLRDRPVGGISAAPAARELALSHDTAISELEPDEGSELENLAELLAITDFAAVYLSLASAGRS; translated from the coding sequence ATGCTCGACGAGTCGTTGCTGGACGACCCGGAGTCCCTGGCCCGCGCCGACCGCCGCGGCCTACTGCGCGGCGCGGCCGAGGCCGGTGCGCGCGTACGTACCGCCGCACGGCACGCCACCGAGGCCGGCCTCGCCGAAATCAGGCCGGAAGGCCGCCCCCGTGCCGTACTGATCGCAGGCCCCGGCACCGCCGCCAGCGGCGTGGCCGACCTGCTGACCGCACTCGCGGGCGCCGCCTGCCCCGTCACCCGTCTGCGCTCCTCGGGCGTGGCCCCCGCCGCAGGCGCTCTGCGCTGGACACTCCCGGGCTGGGCGGGCTCCGTGGACCTCCTCCTGCTCGTCACCACGGACGGCGCCGAGCCCGGCCTCGCGCTCCTCGCGGAGCAGGCGTACCGCCGAGGCTGCACGGTCGTCGCCGTCGCCCCGCAGCGTTCTCCGCTGAGCGAGTCTGTCGGCGGGGTTCACGGCCTGGTCGTGCCCATGGCGGTCGCCCCTTACGAGGAGTACGACGAGACCGCGGCCTCTGCAGGACCCGGCGCGCTCTGGGCGCTGCTCACCCCACTGCTCGTCCTCCTGGACCGCGTCGGCCTGGCCACCGCACCGCCCGACACCCTCCGGCTCGTCGCCGACCGCCTCGACCGCACCGCCGAGCGCTGCGGGCCGGCCATCGCGACGTACAGCAACCCGGCCAAGACGCTCGCCGCGGAGCTCGCCGACTCGCTCCCGCTGATCTGGACAGAGGGCGCGTACGCGGGCCCCCCGGGGCGCCGGTTCGCCGCCGTACTCGCCGAGCTGGCCGGCCGCCCCGCGCTCGCCGCCGAACTGCCCGAGGCCCTGCCCGCCCACGGCGTACTCCTCGCCGGCGCCTTTGCCGCAGGCGCCGACCCGGAGGACTTCTTCCGCGACCGCGTCGACGAGGCGCAGGCGCTGCACGCACGCGTGGTCCTGCTCCGCGACCGCCCTGTCGGCGGAATCTCCGCCGCCCCGGCCGCCCGCGAGCTCGCGCTGAGCCACGACACAGCCATCAGCGAACTCGAACCGGACGAGGGCAGCGAGCTGGAAAACCTCGCGGAGCTGCTCGCCATCACAGATTTCGCCGCCGTTTACCTGTCGCTCGCCTCGGCAGGGCGATCATGA
- a CDS encoding Trm112 family protein yields MALEAGLLEILACPACHAPLSDASTAETPELICTSKDCGLAYPVRDGIPVLLVDEARRPA; encoded by the coding sequence ATGGCGCTCGAAGCCGGCCTTCTGGAGATCCTCGCCTGCCCCGCGTGCCACGCGCCCCTCAGCGACGCGTCGACCGCGGAGACCCCCGAGCTGATCTGCACCAGCAAGGACTGCGGCCTGGCCTACCCGGTACGGGACGGCATCCCGGTCCTCCTCGTGGACGAGGCCCGCCGCCCCGCCTGA
- a CDS encoding DUF3499 domain-containing protein, whose protein sequence is MESRRGPVKSAVPSNIVSPVRRCSRTACGRPAVATLTYVYADSTAVLGPLATYAEPHCYDLCAEHSDRLTAPRGWEVLRLVDGSAPSRPSGDDLEALANAVREAARPHQRTAEAGGGARTADPMEVARRGHLRVLRSPDS, encoded by the coding sequence ATGGAGAGTCGTCGCGGCCCGGTCAAGAGTGCGGTACCGTCCAACATCGTGAGCCCTGTACGTCGCTGTTCGCGCACCGCGTGCGGCCGCCCTGCCGTCGCGACACTGACGTACGTCTACGCGGACTCGACCGCAGTCCTCGGACCGCTCGCCACCTATGCCGAGCCCCACTGTTACGACCTGTGCGCCGAGCACTCGGACCGGCTGACCGCCCCGCGCGGCTGGGAGGTCCTGCGCCTGGTCGACGGCTCGGCCCCCTCCCGCCCCAGCGGCGACGATCTCGAAGCACTCGCCAACGCCGTACGTGAGGCCGCACGGCCGCATCAGCGCACCGCCGAGGCCGGCGGCGGCGCCCGCACAGCGGACCCGATGGAGGTCGCGCGCCGCGGCCATCTGCGGGTGCTGCGCTCTCCGGACTCCTGA